A genomic stretch from Xiphophorus maculatus strain JP 163 A chromosome 14, X_maculatus-5.0-male, whole genome shotgun sequence includes:
- the LOC111610887 gene encoding FH1/FH2 domain-containing protein 1-like codes for MKESDQIKDLTWDFDQSWDSIIKPAACLCLNTLDFSDLFDEDDSEEDEQLLTSPPSQHLSVAPPPPPLPPPLPPPLPPPPVLPSPSKGAGIKSHTLKLHWRELQNLTPLPRMTRFGKQTIWAGLEPVQLDTNRLEYLFESKTTSTSFMVASGRQKQSSISVLGMKRSNIITIALSSLPPPRLLPPAIYSMDSSVLDREDLQRLEALIPTEEELCLINEAKAQNPHGSLAQAELCLLTLGEIPHLSTRLQLWTFALDYDSLEKEIAEPLFHLKLAMEQLATSQTFRCILATVLAIGNFLNSCKARGFELSYLGKLSQVRDTHTRQPLLHHVCVLLLQLYPQSSDLYSDITAVTKAGKCDYSLVQSNFAQLEAMCKASWEQLKVLEKAEEKRKGGKGDKRKGKDVEMFAPEGSLRHKLPKILKECEERLKVLRAVHRRVVNRFHSFLMFLGYSRAMVRDTRAEDFCRTISNFSLEYRSTRQAVLLQRERERERQKIGGESPGPSTPVGRRKGHLTPASQESDEQSRLEEVLRTPESVPKRDGTLPRSRRRMADIKDSFSRKLKA; via the exons ATGAAGGAATCGGATCAAATCAAAGACCTGACCTGGGATTTTGACCAATCCTGGGACTCGATCATTAAACCGGCCGCGTGCCTTTGCCTCAACACCTTGGATTTCTCTGACCTCTTCGATGAAGACGACAGTGAAGAGGACGAGCAGCTCCTTACATCACCACCAAGTCAACACCTGTCCGTGGCACCTCCTCCGCCACCTCTTCCGCCACCTCTTCCACCACCTCTTCCTCCGCCTCCCGTTTTACCTTCACCATCTAAAGGTGCAGGGATTAAGAGCCACACCCTGAAGCTTCACTGGAGGGAGCTCCAGAACCTGACCCCGCTTCCCAGGATGACCCGCTTTGGGAAGCAGACTATATGGGCCGGGCTGGAGCCAGTGCAGTTGGACACGAACCGTCTGGAGTATTTGTTTGAGTCTAAGACCACCAGCACCAGTTTTATGGTGGCTTCTGGGCGGCAG AAACAGTCGTCTATTTCAGTGCTGGGCATGAAGCGCAGTAACATCATAACCATCGCCCTGAGCAGCCTGCCTCCGCCTCGCCTCCTCCCTCCTGCTATCTACAGCATGGACAGCAGCGTGCTGGACAGAGAGGACCTTCAG CGACTGGAAGCTCTGATCCCAACAGAGGAAGAGCTTTGCCTGATCAACGAAGCCAAGGCCCAGAACCCCCACGGTTCCCTGGCCCAGGCTGAACTGTGCCTGCTCACTCTGGGGGAAATACCTCACCTGAGTACAAGACTTCAGCTCTGGACCTTCGCTCTGGACTACGACTCCTTGGAGAAG GAAATCGCTGAGCCTCTGTTCCACCTCAAGCTGGCCATGGAGCAGCTGGCCACCAGCCAGACCTTCAGGTGCATCCTAGCGACCGTGTTAGCCATCGGTAACTTTCTCAACAGCTGTAAG GCCCGTGGCTTTGAGCTGAGCTACCTTGGAAAGCTGTCCCAGGTGCGGGACACGCACACACGCCAGCCGCTGCTGCACCACGTCTGCgtgctcctgctgcagctctaCCCACAATCCTCTGACCTCTACTCTGACATCACCGCCGTCACTAAAGCCGGCAAG TGTGACTACTCTCTAGTCCAGTCCAACTTTGCGCAGCTGGAGGCCATGTGCAAAGCATCATGGGAGCAGTTGAAGGTTCTGGAAAAGGCtgaggaaaagaggaaaggaGGAAAAGGGGATAAGCGGAAAGGGAAAGACGTGGAGATGTTCGCTCCAGAGGGTTCGCTCCGTCACAAACTGCCCAAGATCCTGAAAGAGTGCGAGGAGCGGCTGAAGGTCCTGAGAGCCGTCCACCGTCGGGTTGTCAACAG GTTCCACTCGTTCCTCATGTTCCTGGGTTACTCCCGAGCCATGGTGCGAGACACCAGAGCGGAGGACTTCTGCAGGACCATCAGCAACTTCTCGCTGGAGTACCGGTCCACGAGGCAGGCCGTCCTCCTGCAGAGGGAGCGGGAGAGGGAGCGGCAGAAGATCGGAGGTGAAAGCCCGGGGCCCAGCACGCCTGTGGGCAGGAGGAAAGGTCATCTAACTCCAGCGTCACAG GAAAGCGACGAGCAAAGCCGCCTGGAGGAAGTGCTGAGAACGCCGGAGTCCGTTCCGAAGAGGGATGGAACTTTACCACGAAGCCGCCGACGGATGGCTGACATCAAAG ATTCGTTttcaagaaaactgaaagcatGA